From the Lolium rigidum isolate FL_2022 chromosome 2, APGP_CSIRO_Lrig_0.1, whole genome shotgun sequence genome, one window contains:
- the LOC124686525 gene encoding pollen receptor-like kinase 5, which produces MSPFVKIAIALIIVGVLLAVGGIATGVLGRRRRRKRRAKRTDGSVTLPNGEQTPSNPVLETAPCVAMSQAAPVAASAKRGGRRDEHGRLVFISESRVRFEIEDLLRASAEVLGSGNFGSSYKATLLEGSSVVVKRFKDMNGVGREDFSEHMRRLGRLDHPNLIPLVAYLYKKEEKLLITDYMCNGSLANLLHGGRGKALDWGKRLGIIKGTARGLAHLYDELPMLTVPHGHLKSSNVLLDADFRPALSDYALVPVLTATHAKQVMMAYKAPECVEAHGKPSKKSDVWSLGILILEILTGKFPANYLRQGSKGTTDLAGWVNSVVTEERTGEVFDKDMSVAGEDADSEMLKLLQVGLACCEADVDKRLDLKAAVTGIEEVREPEPASTSQGESKS; this is translated from the exons ATGTCCCCGTTCGTGAAGATCGCCATCGCGCTCATCATCGTCGGCGTGCTGCTCGCCGTCGGGGGCATCGCCACGGGCGTCCTCGGCCGCCGGCGACGGAGGAAGCGACGCGCGAAGCGGACCGACGGATCCGTGACCCTCCCCAACGGCGAGCAGACGCCGTCCAACCCGGTTCTGGAGACAGCGCCGTGCGTCGCCATGAGCCAGGCCGCCCCCGTCGCCGCGTCGGCGAAGCGTGGAGGGCGGCGCGACGAGCACGGGCGGCTGGTGTTCATCAGTGAGAGCCGCGTGAGGTTCGAGATCGAGGACCTGCTGCGCGCGTCCGCCGAGGTGCTCGGCAGTGGCAACTTCGGGTCCTCGTACAAGGCGACGCTGTTAGAGGGCTCCTCGGTGGTGGTGAAGCGGTTCAAGGACATGAACGGCGTCGGGCGTGAGGACTTCTCGGAACACATGCGTCGCCTCGGCCGCCTCGACCACCCCAACCTCATCCCGCTCGTAGCCTACCTCTACAAGAAGGAGGAgaagctcctcatcaccgactACATGTGCAACGGCAGCCTCGCCAATCTCCTCCATG GGGGTCGAGGAAAGGCGTTGGACTGGGGGAAGAGGCTGGGGATCATCAAGGGTACGGCAAGGGGGCTGGCGCACTTGTACGACGAGCTGCCGATGCTGACGGTGCCGCACGGGCACCTCAAGTCGTCCAACGTGCTCCTCGACGCCGACTTCCGGCCGGCATTGTCGGACTACGCGCTGGTGCCGGTGCTGACGGCGACGCACGCGAAGCAGGTGATGATGGCGTACAAGGCGCCCGAGTGCGTGGAGGCGCACGGGAAGCCGTCCAAGAAGAGCGACGTGTGGAGCCTCGGGATCCTCATCCTCGAGATTCTCACGGGGAAGTTCCCGGCCAACTACCTCCGGCAGGGGAGCAAGGGCACCACCGACCTCGCCGGGTGGGTGAACTCCGTCGTCACGGAGGAGCGCACGGGGGAGGTGTTCGACAAGGACATGTCAGTGGCGGGCGAGGATGCCGATAGCGAGATGCTCAAGCTGCTCCAGGTCGGGCTGGCGTGCTGCGAGGCCGACGTGGACAAGAGATTGGACCTCAAGGCCGCCGTCACCGGAATCGAGGAGGTCAGGGAGCCGGAGCCTGCATCGACGAGCCAAGGCGAATCGAAATCATAA